The Girardinichthys multiradiatus isolate DD_20200921_A chromosome 11, DD_fGirMul_XY1, whole genome shotgun sequence DNA window TCTTAGTTGGATATGAAGTACAACAAAACTGTTCTGGAAAAGGAAATGTGCAATAATAACAGAGAAGGGAGGGATGTCGCCCCTCCTTATAGTGGCTACAGGGTACAATTAGTTTACTGTTTTATATAAAGTCACagtttggaaaactatttcatctatagcaaaaaataaaaccaaaatgcGAGCTGTTATAGAGGATAGATACCTTTTTTAAAAGGAATCCTCGCTTTCAGTTTATGTTTAAGCCAAATTTAATAGTTTAGCACAGCTGGCTGCTagaggaaattagaaaagttgcAGTTTAGACTTCTGATTAGCTGTTCCTTTAAAGGTTGTGgaatggtttatgatttgtttgttttacagataagaaaaaaataaaaacatcacagCTGAAACTGAGTCACCTCTTGTTTGTTCTATGTACAGGCTAGTGTTAGCGATGCACCTACAACGGGATGTTGGAGAAATACTTTGTGTGACGCTGATGAGCTGCTGCTTAATCAGGTCTtagattgttttctgttgtagAGAAGAACTGAAATAAAACTATCAGATAAAATTGAGTCTCCAACTGCTGATCCTACTTACGTACAATCTAGGATTAGCAGAGCTAGCTGAAACAGGAAATAAGAAGAGCAGTTTGTTTAAAACCTTTGGGTTTTTGCCTCACAGGTTGAGGGATTGTTTTATGGATTGTTTATGGGTATATGGCAGATTATAGTAGTGATGTGTTCAGTACTTTATAACATTTAACTGTGTAAGATGTGTCTTTAATATTGGCAGTTAGCAGCTATCATGATAAAAGTTCCTTCAGCAAGGAGTCTCTACCGCTACTTTATCGGGTGTCAAGGCTGTGAAGAGCTCAGGTAAAGGAAAAATCTGCATCAGTTGCACAAAACGCTTGTTCAACAGGAGAAGTTAAAATCCCCGAATGGCCTGACTGCTTGTTTGACTGTTTGGGAATATCCTAAAACAGAGCCCACATCTTTGTGAAATTATAAACTGTaaggtgtttctttttttggatCCAGTCTTTTTTTCTAATATCTATCTTGTTTtcaattgttttgtttcttttctttgttcaaAGGCAGTTAGAAAAATGACCCCAAGCTACGGTGCTAACATGACAGAAATACGAGGAGGAGTTGAGATTACAGAGTTGTTTCGGTCTTTCAGAAAAAATTATCATGGTAGGTTCAAAGTGTCATTAAACAAAATGTCATTAAACAAAATCCCCATTTGTTGAGAAATCAAATTTGACAATTTAACCAATCAAATCTATTCTAAATAGatcatttgattttaaaaataacttattttacAAAAGCTTCCTCCTGGCCTATGATGTGATCACGTAGGTACCGTTTCTTTTTGCATCTTGGCCTTTCAGACAAACCGACTTCGGGGTCAGGGTTCAGGGTAAGGTTGGGGTTGCAAATGGTTAATCTTACACTGTGTGTCCAAATGAATCATCCTTTGGATGGTGTTAGCCTTAGATTATGTTGGTGTACTTCAGCAGACCGTAGACACCACCACctgaaaaatacattaaatagtttttattattgATGAGTTTGATAAAGTCTAAAGTCCAGTTCATGTCAGAAGAAATAACTTAATTTTCCAATGCTTCATGTTACCTTTTTTGGGATGAATGTGATGACAGACGACATTTAAATACCAGCAGCTAACCTGAATATATTATACATCTTGGTGTATTATAAGGAAGAAGCTACTTTAGAAGGAAACTGAAGTTTAGGTGAGGGATTCTTGATTCCAGTAGGGTTAGCTTGTCGCTCAGTGACCAGGCTAGCTGTTCTGAGCAAACAAGCTCATAATTCACAGTAGCTTTTTGCATtcaacaacagcagcaacataTTTCCTTCTAGAACTTGGCCCGTATTTTTGAAACTGATTTCATAGATTCAGACAGACAAATATGCAGTATAAATACTTGATTTCTTCAGCCGTCTTCAGTTTTTATGCATGAGGCAGACATTGGGTTTTTAAGACCAGGGAACTATGATTTTTGTCAGTTgtgattcagttttttttttctgcacccCAACTACTTATTTTCTTTCCTGAAGTTCTGAGAGACCTGTTTcatccagttttattttgtaaagcaaaCCAAGAGGCTTCGTGTTTTGTAAATGTAGCTTTTCTCTGGCTACAGTTGCTTTGCATCAGCTTCTGTAGTTTTAAATGTGAGTGTTGCTTTTATTGACTCAGCATTGCCCTGTGATacactggtgacctgtccaggctgtatCTCGCCTCATTCCTATTGACCAcaggagatagacaccagcatCCCCGCCATCTTGCAAAGATAGAGTGCAtttagaagatggatggacagatgaatggatggttggtCTTGCTCTGATTTCACCCTTGTTGCATCACCAACATCAAGTGGCCAGTATATTTTGTGTTAACAGATAACAGGTGACCCTAAGGCCGGGAAAACGGAGATTCTGTTATAGTTGGATTTCTTTTGTTATACTCACCCAATAAGCCAACCCCAGCAATCGTGCCTATGGTAACGCCTGCTATTGCTCCTCCTGAAAGCCCTCCTGATGGAGGTTCCACAGTAGGTTTCTCAGTTTTTGCTGTAGTGGGTGTACCAGTTGAGGCTGTAGAGGATTCACCAGTTGAGGCTGTAGAGGATTCACCAGTTGAGGCTGTAGAGGATTCACCAGTTGAGGCTGTAGAGGATTCACCAGTTGAGGCTGTAGAGGATTCACCAGTTGAGGCTGTAGAGGATTCACCAGTTGAGGCTGTAGAGGATTCACCAGTTGAGGCTGTAGAGGATTCACCAGTTGAGGCTGTAGAGGATTCACCAGTTGAGGTTGTAGAGGATTCACCAGTTGAGGCTGTAGAGGATTCACCAGTTGAGGCTGTAGAGGATTCACCAGTTGAGGCTGTAGAGGATTCACCAGTTGAGGTTGTAGTGGGTGTACTAGTTTGTGTTCCAGGAGCTGGTGTAGACCCAGTTATAGTTTCTGGCGTCCCACTGGACTGAGCTCGGCACAGGATTACTGTATCAGAGAAACAGATTAAAGCAGAGTGATGAAAATGGTCTCAAAGAGACATTCATTATTACATTTATGAAGTGATATAaaggataaaataaatatacGACTTTTTTGCAGCAGTTCATGGACTAAATGGAATGTCTCCAGTGTTCATGTTAGTTGTAGATTTACGTTTAAAGtgagcagaaaataaaaaacacatctttTGTCTAATTTTAACTCTTATTCCCTCACCATCAGAAACTAAAGAATCGTTGGGTTTACAAGGATCTTTTAGGATTTATTGAAGCTAAAAGTTAAACAGCTTTCTGGGTCACTGCAGACTGTAAACATTTGAACACCTCTGGGCCACAATTAATTTTATTGACTGCCTAGTCCTTTAAATGCATCCTGTTCCTCTCCCATCAGTTTAAAATAATGATTAACCAAGTCACATGAGGGAATCACGGGGATGGCTAATAAAAGGAAGTAtagctgtttttttaatctgaaggttttgaaacattttgactttttaataactgaaacattatattgaaatgtttttgttactgttattttttcctttcaggATCCGCCTGTTTCAGGCAGTTACCTTTTTGGTTCAACCGAAAAGTAAAAAATTTTAGACAATTCGAAGTTCTaatttgacatttatttataaagattgttaaatattttcagtgtCCATTTTTACCTGCACCCAGGAGGGAAAATGCTGCTATACATAGGTTAGCTCTCATTGTCCTGGAGAAGTCTGGGTTTAGTCCTAAAAGCGGATCTTCTGTCCTGTTGGAAACACTAAAGCATTAGGAACCAGTCCATTACAAACAACATTTTATCACCTATGACTGATTGGGAATGCTTCAGCTTCTATGACAAATCTGAATCATTTTTCAATAGTAAGAAAAGGTAAATTCTCATCCAATAGAATTTAATCAGCTCTTAAAATTtggaataataattattatgagGAGAAAAGCCTGAAACATGCAGAAACTAATGAGAGGAATAGTTTTGAATTTAGAGAGGAGAGTTACTCACCTGAGGTAAGATGAAGAGAGGATGttaatgtctttatttctaGGTTTAAAATCTGCTTATATGATGATTTTTTTATCACCCTCCCATAAAGGCGTGAGCATTTCTGTTGTAAAATGTCATCACAGTTTAGGCTGATGAAAGCACTGATCTTATTTCTAGGAAATGAGATCCCaatgtaacattttcttttacgtttttttgcagcacaagtggcctttatttttcttagtttttatgacagtaagcagacaggaaagCGGTGGAGAGAGGTGCAAGACATACCAGCCTGGCCTGGGAGTTGAACCCCTGACTGATGTGTCAAAAACTGGAGTCTCTACGTCTGGGTCGTGTATCCAACCCCTGCACCACTGCCACACCCCCAATGTTACTTTTTAACTTAATGTTCATGATGTTTATCGACCAAAAGTTATGAATCACATACCATCTTTGACACCAGCTGGTATATCAATTTCATGTTCAGAGAACTTCTCCGTTGTTCAGTGTCTTGAGCAGGTATAGATAGATCTGTTGAATAAGAATCACTGTCGGTTAATAAAAATCTTTGTCCCATGAGGTAAGTGTGGGGGCAGtcctatttataattttcttttatttctgagTTCACCTCTACGAGATCTGCGTTTATCCACTTTTTGGTTGACCTCTACCTTTTAAGGTTGAACAAATGCTGGGCCGCTCTTCTAGCATTTTTgcaaaaatcaaaaatgtttgctgtgACCAACCCATGTTAAGGTCTAAAGTCTAACAACAAAAATCTTAGATTCAGTTTAGGGCGGTCATTTTTCCCAATCACACCCCTCCAGGAAACTCACCATATACCCACATGGGCATTAAAGTCCCCAGGAAGATGATAAACCTCCAGGATGTCGCCTCTTCCAGGCTACCATCACAAACCTTGAAGAAGCAATCCACACCTTATGAATctccccaaactcttgaattgGCTTTGCTTGAAAGCCAATTCCAAGCAGTTATCCAtattgcttgtgcacctttttgtACTAAgcttttttcttccacagaaGTTTACATCAATATAGAACAATCGGGGGGCAAGATGCAACGAAGGTGCTTGGAGAGGAGGCTGTGTGCGGGGTTCGTGGTCTGTGGATGTGTCTCCAACGTTTTTTCTGTGGTGGAACTCTCCGGTGGGTTGTGCCCCCATCGGGATGGGATTCTTTGCAATTGTATTCGGGGacatgtgttcaatatctgtgtcctggttggagGTGGCCCTGTGGGAAAATTCATGTGCGGCTTCATGGGGGTTGGGAGGTTCATGAGGTTGAAGTTGGAGTTAATTAGGGGGGTGGGACTGTTTCGTTCTGGGGCGGCTCTGGTTAGTTGTGTCGGAGTCTGGGattttttcatgttgtgtttgttgcctgctgcttacacttactcaccactagatgccgccagGATCCTCTGGTGTGGAGGGTAGCAGGTGTTTCCCATCTTCACTCatctggaggagtataagaaggtggagctgtcagcactccagtgcctgagtgtttcCCTTTTTGGTAACTTCATCTGGCCAAGCTCTATGTATTGTGTTGTTGTTAAAGGTCATACCTCTTCGTGTGCTTCAGCCCTGGCTCACAGTCTCTGCTTTGAATCCTGCCCTAGTCAAAGATTCCAAGCTTCGAAGAAACCTACCTGGATCAAGCACTAGCTTATAGCTCAAAGCCTTCGTCCTCCAACaagcgaaccctgctcacccGCCAACTATTAataaccaagatggcgccgacaatggccgcctcggagcttcgctctctttttgtttttgtattttgtgtgtttttatgttttttgagccacaatcctgtggtctcattcagtagagaggaacttctcaacatcagagagtcctctcttgggattttttcaccatctttcattgatccgagcttcactgagctcctggcaagcggagctgcggcgcTATACGGGATTCTGCACCGAAAGCGTCGGAGGGGAAAACGTGCTGGcacgctggtaaagctccgccaaAGAGGACTTTGCACACCGCTGCCTGCAATTCATCTGGCAAATGTCggctctctaagcaacaagacggacgagctgcttcttctcaccggtaaaaacacggacctctgcggatcagcggttctctgcttcaccgagacatgactgagtgaaaacatcccggaccgcgcactgctgatgccggacttccagctgttcagagcggatcgcagcgcggagctattggggaagaggcgaggaggcggaatctgcttttatataaatgtaggttggtgcagagacgtaaaagtgctggaaaaacatgtagtccggatctggagtcattttccataatctgtaagccaTTTTATTCacagagagagttttcctcatttataataatcggctcatattttccaccgcatggctgcacttctgccgcagaaaaacatcttgctgagctgattacagacctggagaaaaaataccctgactctttcatcataatactgggagattttaacagagcaaacctctcccatgaactccccaaatacagacaacatattaagtgtcccaccagagacaaaaacacactggaccattgttacacagctttaaaggactcatatcatgctgttaccagggctgctctgggtttttcggatcattatctaatccacctcatcccaacctacagacagagactaagagcttccaaacccaaggttcacactgttaagaagtggactgaggaatcaaagcagatgctacgctttgaatgcacagactggactgtttttgaaacttcagccactgacctaaaccaactaactgatgtggtgacatcatacatcagtttctgtgaggacatgtatgtgcagaccaagaccttctgcacctttgggaacaacaagccatggtttactccacacctcaggaatctgcgcagggaaaaggaagaagctcacagcagtggagattgggcgtggtacaggcaggccaggaacaaactaacaaaggagatcaaagcagccaagagaagctatagtgagaagctgaagaacagcctttctactggtgacacttcatcTGTATgaaccggtctgagaaacctgactgcctacaagagcccccccacccatcgtGAACCAAATCctcgcctggccaaccgtctgaatggcttctactgcagacatgacaagaagccattcacacctcaaatcatcccctccacatcccattcaggaacaaattcgacCCATAAAACTACCAatcccctaccttcagatcctctgcctgcactaaagatctccgaggaagatgtaaacaggctctttcagcgcatgaaaacaaagaaagctggaggacctgataatgtctccccatcatgcctgaaagcctgcgcacatcaactcgctccaatCTTCACCTGGATCTTcaaatcactggagaagtgtgaggtcccctcctgcctcaaacgatccaccatcatcccggttcccaagaaacccactattgtaggattaaatgactacaggcctgtagccctgatgtctgtggtcatgaaatcctttgagcggctggtgttgaagtacctgaaagacatcacaggccccctgctggacctcctgcagtttgctaaacgagcaaacaggtcggcagatgatgctgttaacttaggtctacacttcatcctgcaacacctcgaccacccagggacatacgccaggatcctgtttgtagacttcagctcggccttcaacaccatcataccagacatcctccaccagaagctcacccagctcaacgtcccagcctccacctgtcagtggatcaacagcttcctgacggaccgacagcagcaggtgagactggggagcatcttctcccgcagcagatcaataagtactggtgccccccaggggtgtgttctatccccactcctcttctctttacacatagacactgttcagaagaaggcccagcagggactgtacttcctgaggcaactcaagaagttcaaccttccacaggagctgttggtcatcttctacactgccatcatacaGTATgttctgtcttcatccatctcagtgtggtttggctcatccacaaaacaagacaggtccaaactgcaactaataatcaggactgcagaaaTAATAATCAGGGCTTGTCATATCCACGGCACTAGGAAAAGTCCACGGTGGTTGTGTgcagtctgtgtttttttttttttttgtgctgtgtttctctccttccactcagggtgtgactggcaggtgcttcTGTGCAGCTGTTGCTCATCAGGGAGCAATCTCTAAGCCTCTTTTTCCTCTCAGTGAAAACCCCAATCCTCTCGCTGATCCAGTCCTGGTTCCAGATCACATTTGCTCATGTAAAAcctaataaactgttaaaatgttgcCTTGGTTCACTTGTGGTTATGTCGTTCAGAGCCTGGTTAAAAACCCATTATgacagggctgaccttccctccatccaggacgtatacaggtcaagggtcaggaaaagagctgctaaaatctctgcagaccccacacaccctgcacataaactgtttagagttttaccttcaggctgtcgctacagagcactgcttactaaaaccagccgccacagagacagtttcttcccccaggctgtttctctgaacatttaatagagtaccaaacaactgcatactgaagtcgcaaatccacctttgtatatgtgtaaAATGTAtctatttaaggacataaagattcaattcagttttatttatatagcgccaattcacaacacatgttgtctcaaggcacttcgcaacagtcaggtacatacattccaattaatctgtAACTTAAACTTAAAAcgttaaaaaacacacacaaaaacgaAAAACCCAGTACCAGGGTCAAATTGTTtctttgtatgtacgaacttggcaataaagctgattctgattgattCCACATCTAGCTTCCAGAAACCTCACCaggtaaacaaataaatgaaaatcaaaCTGTCAAGAAATCACCTGAACTTTCTCCTGAGAGCTCACAACCACCTTGGACTGACTTACAAACTCAGCAGCAGCAATCAACCTTTCTCCCAGGCTCCACATCATTCTCCCTCGTTCAAACTCATCTTCATCTCATGTAAGCAAGAACTCAAGTAATTTTCTATTGCTTCCCATCCATACTTCAAAGTTACTTACCCCCTTTCATCTCTCCCGTACAGTCTGGTGTTTCcagtcccggttccagttccaTAACTCACTTCTGTAAATACAAACTTGTTGAACTTTTCTCCTGCTTCCTGAGTGTCAGTCTGAATGTGGATCAAAACTATTAGGAAAACGATGACATGTTGGCTTGTTTTAACCAGGTAGACCCCtcctttatttgtttcattttttttgtttgtggccCATCTCTCGCTGTGGATGAGAGTCGTTGGGTGCCGGGCGGGGTGTCATGGTCTGGGTTGGTTGTttgtatgtgtatgcatgagggtgggaaagTATGATTATGACTATGTGCACCTGTTTTTcagtcaggttgggtcttgggctgctccctctcctggatctgtggggcctatttcctcctctCACACTCCCTgctggtggctggtgtctctgcccaacGGTGGGTTGATCGTTCTCGGTGTCCAGGACTGGCTGCTTGGGTGTTtgccggctcactcctggtggccaTTTGGGTGTCTGGGTCCATGGTTGGATCTACTCCAGCGTAGCCGACTGCCGGTGGGGCCAGTGGGCGTgtcactgcagctccctggggcttctgcactgtgtcTGCTGGGTGGCTCTCCCCGGGTCTGATCCCGGTGTTGTTCTTCCCGGGGCTCCCTGGCTCTGGAGatctttggatgtctgtggctctgATCTCTGTGCTCACCTCGGCTTATGGGGGCAGTTATGTGGCTCCTCACGTCAGTTATTGAATAAAGAAATCTTACATACACAAGTGAgatcacacatacacccacaggtgtttgggttcatgtgtttacagatacatagATATGtgttgtctctctctctctcggtTTGCGGGGGTAGATGCGGACTTCTCTTTATCCTTTCTCTCCATTCATAGCAAAggtttttatatatatcaagCATTGCATTATAGCTAAAGCTGTAAAATGCCACTTGTGAAACTAGATCTGTTGGGCTTCCTCTTGGAGCACAATAATTATGAGTGCTACTCTTCCGGACAAGACACGTTAAAAAGAACTGAACTTTTACCCTCAAATGTCACTGACCCAATACTTGGTTGTGTATTTTCCATACCGGTGCTACATGAGTACCATACAGCATCATAAAACTCATAAAGTATTTACAAAACTACACATACAGTGCAGTATTTTACATTATATCCATCTGAACTTCAACCTGAGAGTATTATCTGTTGTAAGATTATAACTATATAAGAACTTGAGAGTTGATGATCCAAAAAGAATGGgattgaatatttattaaatatactGTATGTACTTTAACACTTTCAATTAAAGCACAACCTCTTTCTATTTAGAGTACATACTAGGTGGTAATCTAAAGTGGTTTAAATCTCACCTCATGtgttcaaaaacacaaaaacaaagatgaagaaAGCATGTAAAGattcataaaaacacagaacactgCATTATTCAAATGCTTTTACAGCCACCCTTTAGCGGCAGTAACTTTCAGTATTGACTTTCTATATGACTTTATCAGTCTCTTCCATCATTGTGGAGAAATTTTGGTCAAATCTTCTTTCCAACATTGGTTGCAGTGACATGTTTTgggccaagcttcagctgttcaACACTCACTTTTGATTCTAGAATAGTTGGTGAGGTGTCTATGCAGTTTGCTGTGTTTTCTCTGCTTTGCAATAAGTGCAAAAATCTCAGCTATGGTCTGTGCTTCTTTTGGATTCAAATTCACAAGTGAAAGAAAGATGTGTATGAGAACCCAGAGTACgatatttaatgaaaaaaaaaatgtattcaaaaacAGCTGGAAGCACAGTGGGAGTATCAAGAAGATACAGGAACAGTGCCAGTGGAGTCCAACaatcaaagaaaacacagcagcagaataAATGCTGAGGAGAGTAAGTAGGAGTGGAACAATGAACAGGTGGGTCTGATTAACTGAATGAGGAACAGCTGGAGGGGAAGCATAATGCAGGTATTGAGGGCAGATGTAATTATGCTGCTATATGTCTAGGCTGATTGAGGAAATAATCACTTTTCTCCATTCTGCGTTCCATTCTGCGTCTCCATTCTATGTTTATAACGCAGGTACTGCTGCCAAATACATGAGTTTGTTGTCTGACAGGGGCAACAGACTACACCCGCCCAGGagtttctgtgtttagctgtttctctttctctctgttctTTTTCCACTGAGGACACAACTGCCCACAAACATGGGGCAGTTGTgtctaacctaaccctaaccctaaactccccctaaccctaaacctaaccatggACATAGCCATTTAAAGACCTACTGATGTGACTGCTCTCCCttttattccataaatctaCTGTCATGATTTTGCGTTGGTGAGGACTCAAATGAGGACACGAGAAACATGGTGAATTAAGGATTCGCAACAGAGGACTTGACAATGGAGAACCaatgaatattaatattatgAAGTTTGACACAGGTGAGTTAATGAgcagatgagaaacatctctCTGCAGGAAACTAAGGCACTAGGAAAAGTCCACGGTAAAGCAGGGAAGACAGAAAATATACATCAGACAGTAACAGTCGAATAATCACAAGGCAAACAAAGGGAATCACTAAACCACAAACCACAACCAGACCAAATGACTAAGATCAAAGTCCTACAGATTATGACATTTATTGGCCCAGAGATTCTTCAAACAATTTTTCTTCCTAGGGATGCCTGCTACTACTGCTGCCTTTAATGCGATGTACTCAGATTTTCTTTGCCAGATAAATTGCTCCTGcgctgtttttcttgtttgctttTGCTCTTCTCAACCCCCAGACGGTTGCTACAGATTGCTGCAGTCCTGTTGAAAGTCTCCTGAAAGGAGTCCTGGAGGAGGAATTGCTGCCAGTATTACTATAAACTGAATTAGACTGGCTCGCATTATGTTTAGGATCAGATTCGAGTCTTGTCTCATTGACTCTATTCTGTCTGTATGTATGAATTGTGTTTGTATGAATTTGTAGTTATATAGTGAATGACTGGAAATAAATTGGATCTGTGGGTCatttaaaatagttaaaattGCATATTTTAAGAATTGTTACAATATAAAAAACTAATCTGATTTCATTTAATCAAAGAATTTCAGAAAAACTGAACATGggtaaaaaatatgtaatatgctgaaaaactaaaatagaaatttaaaaactgaacaCCAATGAAACACTGCAATAGCAAAAACTTCAACTGAACAGATGAAAaccaaaatgtacaaaatgtcaGAACTTTAAACAGAAGTGCCAACAGTTCTGTCAATCGGGACATTCATGTGCTTTTGCGATTTTTCtgagcttcacgctctgaccttgggAATCTGCTGGGGCGTCCACTGCTGGGAAGATTGGCTGcagtctgagatgttttccacttgggaataatctttctctctgtagGATGATGGACCTCAAACAGCTTGGAGATTACCTCTTCTTTCAAAGGTGGCTTCTTTAATATCACTACTGCTGTCT harbors:
- the LOC124876624 gene encoding cell wall integrity and stress response component 2-like — protein: MRANLCIAAFSLLGAVILCRAQSSGTPETITGSTPAPGTQTSTPTTTSTGESSTASTGESSTASTGESSTASTGESSTTSTGESSTASTGESSTASTGESSTASTGESSTASTGESSTASTGESSTASTGESSTASTGESSTASTGESSTASTGTPTTAKTEKPTVEPPSGGLSGGAIAGVTIGTIAGVGLLGGGVYGLLKYTNII